Genomic segment of Streptococcus australis:
CTTATCCAAATGGTGGCGATGTTCAAAAAATCGAGCGTCAAAATACTAAGCCTGATTTGTTTGATCTATTGAGAAGTTTATAAAGGGGAACTGTATGGTAACAAAACAACAATCCCCAATCTTTGTCACTTTACAGAGCATCCAGCAGAGTTTAGTTGCTCCCAAAGGACAGTATAACAGTTTTGGGAAGTACAGCTATCGAAGCGCAGAGGACATCTTAGAAGCGCTGAAGCCAATACTGAAGGAACATGATGCGGTATTGGTTTTACAAGATGGAATTGTACAAATCGGTGACAGGTACTATGTTGAAGCAACTGCGACTCTTTATGCGGTTGGTGAAACTATTGGGACTACAGCCTATGCTAGAGAAGATGATAGCAAAAAAGGGATGGATGGTAGTCAAGTTACAGGTGCTGCATCCAGCTACGCCCGAAAATACGCCCTAAACGGACTTTTTATGATCGATGACAATAAGGATCCTGATACGGATGAATATCATAATCAGAATAGCCAAGCAGGCCGTACGTCGCAAAAACCAGCTCAAAAACCAAATAGCCAGCAAGAGCAACCGGCCAATGCTCCAGCTAAAAGTAACGGAGCCAAAACTATTACGGGAGCACAGGCTAAAGCTATTCGGACAGAACTCAAAAATATGGCTGAAGCTACAGGGAGTCCTGCTGCAACAATTGGAAAATGGTTCATCGATAAAATGGGTGTTGATAAACCTGAAAGCATTCCAGCTGATCGATTGAAGGAAGCTCAGAAGATTATCGCAGATGCGAAGAAAGCGAGAGGCATTGAGTAATGGGATATACGGAACTGGGGCGCAAACGTCCGATTGAATTACAGATTGCTTATTATGATAAGATCCTAGTTTATCAGCATCAAGGTGAGATTTGGGGTGTATGTTATAAGCACGGAGAAATTGATTGTGTTTACAACTACACTAAGAACGATTTCTTTTGGCTTGAAATTTCAGATATGTCCTTAAAAGAAATTGTTACTAAAATTATCAAGCCTTTGAAGAGAAATAACCCTGGATTATACTCATT
This window contains:
- a CDS encoding ERF family protein, with product MVTKQQSPIFVTLQSIQQSLVAPKGQYNSFGKYSYRSAEDILEALKPILKEHDAVLVLQDGIVQIGDRYYVEATATLYAVGETIGTTAYAREDDSKKGMDGSQVTGAASSYARKYALNGLFMIDDNKDPDTDEYHNQNSQAGRTSQKPAQKPNSQQEQPANAPAKSNGAKTITGAQAKAIRTELKNMAEATGSPAATIGKWFIDKMGVDKPESIPADRLKEAQKIIADAKKARGIE